One Fontisphaera persica DNA window includes the following coding sequences:
- a CDS encoding lipid biosynthesis B12-binding/radical SAM protein, with product MSDATAKCFGSLPPPGTGRGARCLLISLNTCRDPYVVFPLGLAHVDAALRQAGFQTQWLDWQMEGTTLTERLKAWPPDFVGLSLRNIDDVLIQRQETFFDGLAEVCRTIRAHCAAPMILGGSGFSIFPEELLTLSGADFGLQGEAEETLPQLLTALQTGRDFSHLPGLVHRRGGQVVCNPPAHLANLATLPRPIRPAEAARWYVEHSSMLNVQTQRGCAFHCCYCTYPLIEGRVPRHRPAEEVAEELAALEAAGARYFFVVDSVFNASPAHAAAVCEAMVRRQLRLTWGCFLRPAGLTPELAQLMARAGLRHVEFGTDSFSDTVLAEYGKHFDFAEVLRCSRLVQEAGMDACHFLICGGPGETEATLEEGFRNSLHLPACVVLPVIGMRIYPRTPLHDRALREGLLPAGASLLQPTYYVSPALTPERIGERLAEFARRSRRWITREAPPAFLSLVERLRRRGAVGPLWSYYSWLSRFEDAGKGPPPGP from the coding sequence GCGCGGTGCCTGCTGATTAGCCTGAACACCTGCCGCGACCCGTACGTGGTGTTTCCCCTCGGGCTGGCCCATGTGGATGCGGCCCTGCGGCAGGCAGGCTTTCAGACGCAGTGGCTCGACTGGCAAATGGAGGGAACCACCCTGACCGAGCGCCTGAAAGCGTGGCCGCCGGATTTTGTGGGCCTGTCGCTGCGCAATATTGACGATGTGCTCATCCAGCGCCAGGAAACGTTTTTTGATGGACTGGCCGAGGTGTGCCGGACCATTCGGGCGCACTGCGCGGCGCCGATGATTCTGGGCGGCAGCGGCTTTTCCATCTTTCCCGAGGAGCTGTTGACGTTGAGCGGGGCGGATTTCGGGTTGCAGGGAGAGGCGGAGGAGACCTTGCCGCAATTGCTCACCGCCCTGCAAACCGGCAGGGATTTCAGCCATCTGCCGGGCTTGGTCCACCGGCGCGGCGGGCAAGTGGTCTGCAATCCACCGGCGCATCTGGCGAATCTGGCCACATTGCCGCGGCCCATTCGTCCCGCCGAGGCGGCGCGCTGGTACGTCGAGCACAGCTCGATGTTGAATGTGCAGACGCAGCGGGGCTGCGCCTTTCACTGTTGTTATTGCACGTATCCCCTCATCGAAGGGCGCGTGCCGCGGCATCGTCCGGCCGAGGAAGTGGCGGAGGAGCTGGCGGCCCTGGAGGCGGCCGGGGCGCGTTATTTTTTTGTGGTGGACAGTGTGTTCAACGCCTCGCCAGCGCACGCCGCGGCCGTGTGCGAGGCGATGGTGCGCCGCCAGCTTCGCCTGACCTGGGGCTGTTTTTTGCGTCCCGCCGGTTTGACGCCCGAGCTGGCGCAGTTGATGGCGCGCGCGGGCCTGCGGCACGTGGAGTTTGGCACAGACAGTTTCAGCGACACGGTGCTGGCCGAGTATGGCAAGCATTTTGATTTCGCGGAGGTGTTGCGCTGCAGCCGCCTGGTGCAAGAGGCGGGGATGGACGCCTGCCACTTTTTGATTTGCGGCGGTCCGGGGGAGACGGAGGCCACCCTGGAGGAAGGTTTCCGCAATTCATTGCATCTGCCGGCATGCGTGGTGTTGCCGGTCATTGGCATGCGGATTTATCCGCGCACGCCCCTGCACGACCGCGCGCTGCGGGAGGGCTTGCTGCCCGCGGGGGCGTCCCTGCTCCAGCCCACATATTATGTCTCGCCGGCGCTGACGCCCGAGCGCATCGGGGAGCGGCTGGCGGAATTTGCCCGGCGCTCGCGGCGGTGGATTACCCGGGAGGCGCCCCCGGCGTTTTTATCCTTGGTGGAACGGCTGCGCCGGCGCGGGGCGGTGGGGCCGCTGTGGAGTTATTATTCCTGGCTGAGCCGCTTTGAGGACGCGGGCAAGGGACCACCCCCTGGCCCCTGA